The following DNA comes from Rhodopseudomonas boonkerdii.
ATGTCGAACATGGAACAGGATCACTGGACTCGCGTGAAGGGCCGTCTGCGCTCGAGCGTCGGCGAGGACGTTTTCTCGAGCTGGTTCGCACGTATGGATCTGGAAGCCGTACAGGACGATTCCGTGCACCTTTCCGTGCCGACCCGCTTTCTGAAGAGCTGGATCCAGGCTCATTATGCCGAGCGTGTACTGGACGCCTGGAAAGCCGAGATGCCCAAGGTGTCGCGCGTCGATCTCTCCGTGCGTTCGGCCATGCGTAATGTGGCCCCGGTCAGGGACATGGCCCCGCAGGCCGAGCCGCGCCGCAACGAGCCGACGAGCAATCGTCCCGCCGCCGAACTGCGCAGCACCGCAACCGCGCCGGTCTCCGCAAGCCATGAAGCGCTCGGTGGCTCACCGCTCGATCCACGCCTGACCTTTGCCAGCTTCGTGCTCGGTCGCGCCAATACGCTCGCGCATGCAGCCGCGCGCCAGGTCGCCGAAGGTCGCCGCGGCGACCCGGTGATGTTCAACCCGCTTTACATCCATGCCGGCGTCGGCCTCGGCAAAACGCATCTGCTGCAGGCGATCACCTGGGCAGGCAATTCCAGCCCTGACCGCAAGGTGCTGTATCTGACTGCCGAGAAATTCATGTACGGCTTCGTTGCCGCGCTGAAGACACAGACGGCGCTCGCCTTCAAGGAAGCGCTGCGCGGCATCGATGTGCTTGTCATCGACGATCTCCAGTTCCTCCAGGGCAAAACTACTCAGGCCGAGTTTTGTCATACGCTGAATGCACTGATCGATGCCGGGCGCCAGGTGGTGATCGCCGCCGACCGGCCGCCGTCGGATCTGGAAAGCCTCGATGAACGTGTGCGCTCGCGCCTCGCCGGCGGTCTCGTCGTCGAAATGAGCACGCTTGGCGAGGAACTGCGCCTGGGCATTCTGAAATCGCGCGTCGCGGCAGCGCGTGTGCATCACGCCTCGTTCGACGTACCGGAAGCGGTGCTGGAATATCTCGCGCGCAGCATCACCCACAATGGCCGCGATCTCGAAGGCGCGATCAATCGCCTGCTCGCCCATTCGAAGCTGAATGCCACGGCGGTGACGCTGGAAATGGCCGAGCGGGAAGTGCGCGATCTCATTCGCCCGATGGAGCCGAAGCGCATCAAGATCGAGGATATCCAGCGCGTCGTAGCGCGGCAGTATAATGTCAGCCGCTCGGATCTTCTGTCCTCGCGTCGCACCGCCAATGTGGTGCGCCCGCGCCAGGTGGCGATGTATCTGGCCAAGACGCTGACCCTGCGTTCGCTGCCGGAAATCGGCCGCCGCTTTGGTGGCCGCGATCACACCACCGTGCTGCACGCCGTTCGCAAGATCGAGGCGCTCGTCGGCAAGGACACAACGCTGCAGGACGAGGTCGAGAGCCTGAAACGGCAGCTGGCGGAGTAGCCGCTTGAGGATCGTAGCCCGGACGGAACGCCATGAAATCCGGGCTACGCATGCGCATGGGGAATGACGACACCCGTGTGACCATAAACGTGGGGAGGTGCACAGCAATTCATCCCCAAATCTCTTGCACTTCCCGCGCTTTACCGTCACCTTGCGGTCCCCGCGGCGCTCTTCCGGCTGCCCGGAACTCCCATCGGTAATCGGGCGGATTTACTATGAAGGTCACGGTCGAACGCGCGCAGCTCCTCAAGTCGCTCAGCCACGTCCATCGTGTGGTTGAGCGCCGGAACACGATTCCGATCCTCGGCAACGTACTGATCCGTGCCGAAAATGCCCGCCTTTCGCTCAAGGCCACCGACCTCGATCTCGAAGTCACCGAGACGCTCGCTGCCGAAACCGGCACGGCTGGCTCCACCACCGTTCCCGCCCACATGTTCTACGACATCGTCCGCAAGCTGCCGGATGGTTCGCAGATCGTGCTCGAGGCCGACGGCGATCGCTCGGTCATGGCCATTCGCGCCGGCCGCTCGCGTTTCACGCTGCAGACGCTGCCGGAGAATGATTTTCCGGATCTGGCAGCGGGCGAAATGACGCACTCGTTCGCGCTGCCGGCCGCCGACATCAAACGCTTGATCGACCGCACCCAATTCGCGATTTCGACGGAAGAGACCCGCTATTACCTGAATGGCATCTATCTCCACGCCGCAGGCACAGACGCCGCAGCGACTCTGCGCGGCGTCGCCACCGACGGCCACCGTCTGGCGCAGATCGACCTCAAGCAGCCGAAAGGTGCCGAGGGCATGCCGGGCGTGATCGTGCCACGCAAGACCGTCGGCGAAGTGCAGCGCCTAATCGAGGACACCGAAGCCGAGATCACCGTTGAACTGTCGCAGGGCAAGATCCGCTTCACCCTTGGCAATGTGGTGCTGACCTCGAAACTGATCGACGGCACATTCCCTGATTATGGCCGCGTAATCCCGCAGAACAACGACAAGGAACTGGTGATCGACAAGAAGGATTTCGAGAATGCGGTGGACCGCGTCTCGACGATCTCCAGCGAACGGGGCCGCGCCGTGAAGCTGGCGCTGTCGGCCGGAAAGCTGGTCCTGTCCGTCACCAATCCGGATTCGGGCAGTGCAACGGAAGAGCTCGAGGTTGAATATGCCTCGGACGCGCTCGATATCGGCTTCAACTCGCGCTACCTGCTGGACATCGCCGCGCAGATCGAAGGCGAAGTCGCCGTGTTGCGGCTGGCAGACCCGGGTTCGCCCACGCTGGTCCAGGACAAGGACAATAAGGGCGCGCTGTATGTGCTGATGCCGATGCGGGTGTGACGCTGCGCAAAGAGAATGCTGTTGTCGTCACCCGGTCGTGCGCGCAATACGCGCCGGGATCGGGATGACCCAGTAAACATTGACAACTCTGCGGTACACCGGCTCCGGCGTTTGCTGGATCGCCCGGACCAGCCGGGCGATGGCAGGACGAGCTTGGGGCTCACAGATCCATTTGCACTGAGTCCCATCATTACCCATGACCGCCTCCCGTATCCATCGCCTCTCCCTCGCCAATTTCCGCTCCTATCGCGCGGCGTCGCTGGAGACGTCGGCGGACATGGTGGCGCTGGTCGGCCCCAATGGCGCCGGCAAGACCAATTGCATCGAGGCGATCTCGTTTCTTTCACCCGGCCGCGGACTGCGACGCGCCACACTGGAAGATGTCGCCAACAAGGACGGTGACGGCTCGTGGGCCGTTTCGGCGACGGTTGAGGGCGAAGTGGGCCTCGCGACCCTTGGAACGGGCATCGATCCCCCGATCGAAGGCGTATCAAACTCCCGGCGCTGCCGGATCGACCGTGAGCCGGTGGGCTCAGCGGCCGCGTTCGGCGACCACCTGCGCATGGTGTGGCTGACACCGGCAATGGACCAGTTGTTCATGGGCGCCGCCTCGGAACGGCGGCGCTTCTTCGACCGGCTGGTACTGGCCATCGACAAGGATCACAGCAGCCGCGTCTCCGCACTGGAACGCAGCCTGCGTTCGCGCAATCGCCTGCTCGAGGAGCGCAGCAACGACGGACATTGGCTCGACGCGGTCGAGCGCGAGACGGCAGAACTCGCAGTGGCTGTAGCGGCGATGCGCAGCGAGACGGTAACGCGGCTTGCCGCAATGCTGCATGCTCGCGGGGAAGCGTCCGCCTTCCCGTCGGCAATCGTTTCACTCGACGGATGGATGGAGCAGGCGCTTCGCAGCGAGCCGGCAACAGCGGTAGAAGATCGCTACCGCGCCGTTCTGCGCGATAACCGCCCGCGCGATGCCGCCGCCGGCCGCACACTGGACGGTCCGCATCTCACCGACCTGCAGGTAATCTACGCACCGAAAAACATGCCGGCACGCGATGCCTCCACCGGCGAACAGAAAGCTCTGCTGATCGGCCTGATCCTCGCCCATGCCACTCTGGTGGCGGAGATGACCGGCATCACGCCGCTGCTGCTGCTGGACGAAATCGTGGCGCATCTGGACCCCGACCGTCGCAAGTCGCTGTTCGGCGAGCTCGCGACCCTTGGTGCGCAGGTCTGGATGACCGGCGCCGACCCCGCGGCCTTCATCGATATCGGGCCGATGGGCGAACTGTTCGATGTCGTGCAGGGACGCATCGCACGACGCGGTTGAGTGCCATCTGCCCTCATCCTGCGGCCATGATCGATCATCGCTTGCCGCCCATTCCGCATCGCTGCAAGCTATGCTGCGATGCTGACCTTTCTCTTCCTTCATCTCGCGCAGATCGCGAGCGCTTTCTGGACCGAGCTGCGCACGCTGCCTAAACCCGGCCCGCGCATGATCGACGAAATCGAATGCGCGCTCTCGGTGCTGCTTGCAATTCTGATCTCGCACCAGATCGGCGCCGAGAATGTCGGCTGGGCCGCTTTCTCCGGCTATATGGTGATGCGTTCACATGTGGCCGAAAGCTTTGCCCGCGGCGTGCTGCGTGTGATCGGCACGCTGATCGGCGCCGGAGGCGCGCTTTTGCTGGCACCATTTCTGCTGCCGTCAACGCTCCTGCTGAGTCTGGGCTTGATGGTCTGGGGCGGCGTCACGCTCTATTTCGCCATTGTCGGCAAGCGCGCCTACGCCTGGCTGTTCACGGGCCTGACCTTTCTCATGGTCCTGATCGAAGCCATGGAACATGC
Coding sequences within:
- the dnaA gene encoding chromosomal replication initiator protein DnaA; its protein translation is MSNMEQDHWTRVKGRLRSSVGEDVFSSWFARMDLEAVQDDSVHLSVPTRFLKSWIQAHYAERVLDAWKAEMPKVSRVDLSVRSAMRNVAPVRDMAPQAEPRRNEPTSNRPAAELRSTATAPVSASHEALGGSPLDPRLTFASFVLGRANTLAHAAARQVAEGRRGDPVMFNPLYIHAGVGLGKTHLLQAITWAGNSSPDRKVLYLTAEKFMYGFVAALKTQTALAFKEALRGIDVLVIDDLQFLQGKTTQAEFCHTLNALIDAGRQVVIAADRPPSDLESLDERVRSRLAGGLVVEMSTLGEELRLGILKSRVAAARVHHASFDVPEAVLEYLARSITHNGRDLEGAINRLLAHSKLNATAVTLEMAEREVRDLIRPMEPKRIKIEDIQRVVARQYNVSRSDLLSSRRTANVVRPRQVAMYLAKTLTLRSLPEIGRRFGGRDHTTVLHAVRKIEALVGKDTTLQDEVESLKRQLAE
- the dnaN gene encoding DNA polymerase III subunit beta; translation: MKVTVERAQLLKSLSHVHRVVERRNTIPILGNVLIRAENARLSLKATDLDLEVTETLAAETGTAGSTTVPAHMFYDIVRKLPDGSQIVLEADGDRSVMAIRAGRSRFTLQTLPENDFPDLAAGEMTHSFALPAADIKRLIDRTQFAISTEETRYYLNGIYLHAAGTDAAATLRGVATDGHRLAQIDLKQPKGAEGMPGVIVPRKTVGEVQRLIEDTEAEITVELSQGKIRFTLGNVVLTSKLIDGTFPDYGRVIPQNNDKELVIDKKDFENAVDRVSTISSERGRAVKLALSAGKLVLSVTNPDSGSATEELEVEYASDALDIGFNSRYLLDIAAQIEGEVAVLRLADPGSPTLVQDKDNKGALYVLMPMRV
- the recF gene encoding DNA replication/repair protein RecF (All proteins in this family for which functions are known are DNA-binding proteins that assist the filamentation of RecA onto DNA for the initiation of recombination or recombinational repair.); the encoded protein is MTASRIHRLSLANFRSYRAASLETSADMVALVGPNGAGKTNCIEAISFLSPGRGLRRATLEDVANKDGDGSWAVSATVEGEVGLATLGTGIDPPIEGVSNSRRCRIDREPVGSAAAFGDHLRMVWLTPAMDQLFMGAASERRRFFDRLVLAIDKDHSSRVSALERSLRSRNRLLEERSNDGHWLDAVERETAELAVAVAAMRSETVTRLAAMLHARGEASAFPSAIVSLDGWMEQALRSEPATAVEDRYRAVLRDNRPRDAAAGRTLDGPHLTDLQVIYAPKNMPARDASTGEQKALLIGLILAHATLVAEMTGITPLLLLDEIVAHLDPDRRKSLFGELATLGAQVWMTGADPAAFIDIGPMGELFDVVQGRIARRG